The sequence TATCCTATACCGTCCTCAAATGGATTTTTTTTCGGCATGGTATACCATCCGAAAAAGTTGATCAGATTATTGAATTTATTCTTGCAGGTATCCTTGCGGTGATCGCAGCCGGCGCAGGCGGTGACCGTCGCCCCAATTTTAAATTCCGGCGCCATGGCCAGCACCCGCACCCAGTCCCCGGCGTGAGCGGTAATCATCCGGTAGGTGTCCTGATACCAGATATGCCCCAAATTCAGCCACCCTTCCGGCAGCGTGGCAAAGCCGGGAGAGATCAGCCGGTCGTCCTGAATATCCGTTATCGTCACCTGCCGGGAATAGTCCGTCAGATTCACGCCGCAGCCTTTCCGGTAAAGAACACGGTTGCAAAAGGTTTGGTATAGATTCCGCGGGACTTTGAAACCAAGGGCAGTGAGGGGAGGATGACACTGTAACGTGGCCTCTCCCCCGCCTGCCTTGAATGTAGCCAGGGTAATCTGCCCCCGGAAATACCTGCCGGTTTCATTGGTACCGCGCTGCAGCCGGATTACCTCTACCCATATTGGCGCCGCCGGCATGCCGGCGGCAAATTTAGCAGCAATGGGATTGGAATCCGGCACAGTGATATCTACAGCCCCTTCTCCATCGTCGGTCTTTTGCTCCAGGGCCGTACTGGAAATGATCTCCGGGATATACGCCTTTCCCGCATACCCCTGGCTGGTCCCAGCGCTGGTGTAATACCAGTGGAATGTCCCTTGATTAAAATGGTACAATTCGATAGGCCGGCTGGAAAACCGGCTAAGTTCTAGGCCCAAAAAACTATTCACTTTCTGCCGCCTCCCCTACGACCTCAATGACCGGAAAATTTACAGTCATCAGATCCTGTGTTTCCCATCGCCGCGTAACCCGGTCAACATCAAGCCTGACCAGATAGACAAAACTCGTCATGATGACATCCTCCATAGGGATCTTAAACGTAAAGGGAAAATCAAAATACAGTGATTCCGTCCCGTCCCCGTTATCGGTGGATGTCATAATGTAACTACGGATATTGCCGCCGCCGCGCAAAAACAGAATCACCCTGCGCCGCCCTCCGGTCGGCAGATAATGTTTGGTATAGCCGATATTTTCAATCCGGATGAAGGTCTGGCCTGGCTCAATATCCCGCGCCAGAGTCAGGTCCGTCTGCCAAGAGGGGAACCAGAACGGAACCAGCCTGCCGGCCCGGCGCTCCAGCCACTGGTCGTGAGCAATAATTGCTTCCCGCGACAACAGCGCATACGAGACGGCTTTGGTATAACGTGGCTTGTTGGTCTGGTGCTTGTGGGAGAAAACGCCGGTCAGATTGTCCCGTCTGAGCACTGCCCGGACAATATCATCCTTGATATCATTGATCCGGTTCGGCTCATCCAGGAAAAACTCATAACCGCTAAAATAATCAGCCATCGTCTGTCACCGCCAATTCAAACCGGACAGGCATTTCCATGAGCCCGGCAGTAGGCTTCTGTCCGGAAATTGTCGCACCGGGAATCGCCAGTCTGGCCGGAACGACAAGAGTTCCTTGAGGCCAGGACTGTTCTACCGGCGCAGCAAATGTCAAAGTGGTATCATAGATACCGGTGATCTGTTTTACATCCCATTGGTATTTGTCCCGATACAATACCACACGGCCATCTTCCGCCAAATACAGCCACTTCCCTGGCGTTATCCTGACCTGGGTATCACCTTCCGGGATTGCCTCTGTCGCGACCCTCGCATCCATCCATAGCGGCAACCAGATTTCTTGTCCCTGATACTTCCACACATAGGATTCCAGAAGGGCCATGTCGGCGGAGTCCAGTGCGGTAAATACATATTCGACGGATCTCCTGGCCGTGTCTCTCACGCGAATTCGCTGCTCTGATTCATCATACGCCGTAATGATGTCGGTAAGGTATTCGATCTCGTCGAGAATGCCATCCCGCCAGTTGGGCACGAATGGAAATATCTTACTTTTTATGGTTTCCGGTGGTCTTTTCCATTTCAGAAAGAGACCCAGGAAGAGAGGAACCGAAAAATCGGCAACACCATTAGGCCGGTCAAAGTAAAAACCTGCCGGGATGCAATGCCTGGCAGGCTGGAGCGGTTTTATCCGTTCCACCATCGGCGGCTGTTCTCCCACTGCTATGCCGGTGAGTGGTTGTATGCCGGCAAGGGTTTCGGAAACACCCGGCGACAATAAAACCACTTGTTCTCCGGCAACGGCGATACCATTGGAGGACCGGACCGCGGACAGTATCTCCCCTAACGGCATGATCCGTAAACGTGATAACGACGGAGATTGGCCTAATGGATTAGGATTGCATTTCTGTAATGAAATGAGCCGGAACCCTTCGCTGCCCTGACTGACATGCTTTCTCCAGGCGGTAACAGCTTTGCCATATACATCCGGTGCGGCAGCGAAAACCTTGTTTTCTGCAAGATCTTTGCTGATATTCTCATGGCCTGTGATTCCGATGGAATCCGGCAAGGAGCCGATATAAAAAGAAACTGAGTAATCGTCGCTCATCGTTTCATCCTCACATTACGGGATATATCGCACAGCGATTCCGTCATATCCCAGTGCAGACCCTTTTTTACCAAACGGGAACACTTTGTATTCATTGCCGTCCACATAATTCAGCCGATACGTCCCGCCGGGAGTTAAGTGCTTTATATTGCAAAAATATACATTGGGAACAGTACCTATAGTAGAAAACATATTTTCTGCATTAGGGTCACGCTGGGCAAACAGGTATATCGGAAACATAACGGATATGGCATTCATTACATTGCAAGCAAGTCCCTGCTGGGTAGGTCCCTTTGACTGAAAAAAATCCAGCGTCGGCAATGCGTAATTGGTGATCCCGGACGCATGCCCTTTAACCATGCTGTAGACCTTTTTCCCGGTATTCCCATATTCTGCTCCGGTCTGCGTTTCCGCATTACCCAGCCATATCCTGGAGAATGCGTCAATATCGGCCCGGACAAACATAGACGAGTATTTTTCCTGTGAGAACAGCCTGGTTTGTGACGCTTCCAGCCCG is a genomic window of Acetonema longum DSM 6540 containing:
- a CDS encoding phage BR0599 family protein — encoded protein: MNSFLGLELSRFSSRPIELYHFNQGTFHWYYTSAGTSQGYAGKAYIPEIISSTALEQKTDDGEGAVDITVPDSNPIAAKFAAGMPAAPIWVEVIRLQRGTNETGRYFRGQITLATFKAGGGEATLQCHPPLTALGFKVPRNLYQTFCNRVLYRKGCGVNLTDYSRQVTITDIQDDRLISPGFATLPEGWLNLGHIWYQDTYRMITAHAGDWVRVLAMAPEFKIGATVTACAGCDHRKDTCKNKFNNLINFFGWYTMPKKNPFEDGIG